A window of Hevea brasiliensis isolate MT/VB/25A 57/8 chromosome 14, ASM3005281v1, whole genome shotgun sequence contains these coding sequences:
- the LOC110672405 gene encoding putative disease resistance protein RGA3, with the protein MAERVLFYIAGEIIKKLGSRALQEIGVWWGVKDELQKLKGTVSRIRAVLLDAEKKAALNEQVKDWLGELQEIVYDADDLIDDFATEALQRQVMTGNRMTKEVSLFFSSSNRLVYGFNMGHKIKVIRERLDAFDEDRKKYGLQHVERPEASFYSRGRNQTISYVDEKQVIGRENDRKAIIDLLLDSNIADNVSVIPIVGIGGLGKTTLAQYVFSDENVKTHFELKLWVCVSEVFDLKVVVEKTLKSIGREPGNFELDQLQTSLRDEIRGKKYLLVLDDVWNEDLQKWTDLKALLTCGARGSRILVTTRSEMVAAITSGKKTHYSLKGLDVDKSWSLFKKIVFEGKEPESPKVKEIGEQIIEKYVGVPLAIKTIASLLYFRDPEREWLPFLENDLSKIAQNENDILPTLQLSYDHLPSHLKHCFAYCALFPKDYVIDVKTLIHLWIAQGFIESSNSSLCDEDIGLQYFTELWWRSFFQEVERDEFGNIKSCKMHDLMHDLATSVAGKSICIINSKEKSVDKSIRHVSFYFRLCSSQQIPAGLSNALKLRTLLFNSTGESRLSISKVIVPNFRELRVCDMNRAKIEKVSNSINKLKHLRYLDVSHNEKIVALPNSITNLQNLQVLNVSWCSSLKELPKDIKKLINLRHLYCVGCSNLTHMPRGLGQLTSLRTLTRFVVAKDNSVAKNVGGLNELNSLNNLRGSLEIYNLGYVKNGIINPILKDKSLLQSLSLSSDRDDDANVESEEMAFQNLEPHPNLKKFTVYKYTGRRFPSWVSSLTNLVNIRLWNSRCQHLPPLDQFPSLQMLDIWGLNDLEYIEIKGQATSFFPSLKFLRLGACRKLIGMKRYEDDSDDSTTISSPDLLQFPCLSEFHCFGCLNLSLIPQFPSLDEELVLMPVSVQLVQQIFTTSTSSSSSSIVPPLSKLKKLIIWDIKDLEFLPPDGLHNLTSLQQLEIKRCPRLTSLPQEMLSLTSLRELTISGCPLLSKRCADKKGEDWPFISHIPNVQVDCKRIQWEGCYLLEDEEKSSTTSEN; encoded by the exons ATGGCCGAAAGAGTACTCTTTTATATTGCTGGGGAGATCATTAAGAAGCTGGGTTCTCGAGCCCTGCAAGAGATTGGAGTGTGGTGGGGTGTCAAAGATGAGCTTCAGAAACTCAAAGGCACAGTCTCCAGAATTCGGGCTGTACTTCTTGATGCTGAGAAGAAGGCGGCCCTAAACGAACAAGTCAAAGATTGGCTTGGAGAGCTTCAAGAAATTGTTTATGATGCTGATGACTTAATAGATGACTTTGCCACTGAAGCTTTGCAGCGCCAAGTGATGACTGGAAATAGAATGACAAAGGAGGtaagccttttcttttcttcttcgaaTCGGCTTGTTTATGGTTTTAATATGGGTCATAAAATTAAGGTGATTAGGGAGAGACTAGATGCCTTTGACGAAGATAGGAAAAAGTATGGACTTCAACATGTGGAGCGTCCAGAGGCGTCATTTTATAGTAGGGGAAGGAACCAAACTATCTCATATGTAGATGAGAAACAAGTCATTGGGAGGGAAAATGATAGAAAGGCAATCATAGATCTTTTGTTAGACTCTAATATTGCAGATAATGTTTCAGTCATTCCCATTGTTGGGATTGGTGGGTTAGGAAAGACCACATTAGCTCAATATGTTTTTAGCGATGAAAACGTCAAAACTCATTTTGAGCTGAAGCTGTGGGTTTGTGTCTCTGAAGTCTTTGATCTAAAAGTAGTAGTAGAAAAGACATTGAAATCAATTGGAAGGGAACCCGGAAACTTTGAATTGGATCAATTGCAAACAAGTCTTCGAGATGAAATCAGGGGAAAGAAATATTTGTTAGTGTTGGATGATGTTTGGAATGAAGATCTTCAAAAATGGACTGATTTAAAGGCATTATTGACGTGTGGTGCAAGAGGAAGTAGGATCTTAGTGACCACTCGTTCCGAAATGGTTGCAGCAATAACTAGTGGCAAAAAGACACATTATTCTCTAAAGGGCTTAGATGTAGATAAGTCTTGGTCTTTGTTTAAGAAAATAGTGTTCGAGGGGAAAGAGCCAGAGAGTCCAAAAGTGAAAGAAATCGGAGAGCAGATTATAGAGAAGTATGTTGGAGTTCCCCTTGCAATAAAGACAATTGCAAGTCTTTTATACTTTAGAGATCCAGAAAGAGAATGGTTGCCTTTTTTAGAAAATGATCTTTCAAAAATAGCTCAGAATGAGAATGACATTTTGCCAACCCTTCAATTGAGTTATGATCATCTGCCATCACATTTGAAGCATTGTTTTGCATATTGTGCATTATTTCCCAAAGATTATGTGATTGATGTGAAAACATTAATTCATCTTTGGATTGCCCAAGGATTCATTgagtcatcaaattcaagtctatGTGATGAAGACATTGGGCTACAGTATTTTACAGAGTTGTGGTGGAGGTCATTTTTTCAGGAAGTAGAGAGGGATGAATTTGGCAATATAAAAAGTTGCAAAATGCATGATTTGATGCATGACCTTGCAACTTCAGTTGCTGGGAAGAGCATTTGCATAATAAATTCTAAAGAAAAAAGTGTGGATAAAAGTATCCGTCACGTGTCATTTTACTTCCGGTTATGTTCATCCCAACAAATTCCTGCTGGATTAAGCAATGCACTAAAATTGAGAACGCTTCTTTTTAATAGTACTGGTGAAAGTAGGTTGTCAATCTCTAAAGTTATTGTTCCAAACTTTAGAGAGTTACGGGTGTGTGATATGAATCGGGCAAAGATTGAAAAAGTGTCCAATTCCATAAATAAACTAAAACATCTGAGATATCTTGATGTTTCTCATAATGAGAAAATCGTAGCACTTCCAAATTCTATTACAAATCTACAAAATTTGCAAGTGCTAAATGTCTCATGGTGTAGTAGTCTAAAGGAACTGCCTAAAGATATTAAAAAACTGATTAATCTTAGGCATTTGTATTGTGTTGGCTGTTCGAATTTGACCCATATGCCACGTGGGCTTGGGCAATTGACTTCACTTCGAACGTTGACACGGTTTGTAGTGGCAAAAGATAATTCAGTGGCAAAGAATGTTGGAGGATTAAATGAATTGAATAGCCTCAACAATTTGAGAGGAAGTCTTGAAATTTATAATTTGGGATATGTGAAAAATGGGATAATAAATCCTATTTTGAAAGACAAGTCGCTTCTTCAATCATTGTCTTTATCTTCGGATCGAGATGATGATGCAAATGTTGAAAGTGAAGAAATGGCATTCCAAAATCTCGAACCGCATCCTAATCTTAAAAAGTTTACTGTGTATAAGTACACAGGCAGGAGGTTTCCAAGTTGGGTTTCTTCCCTCACAAATCTTGTCAATATTCGGTTATGGAATTCCAGATGTCAGCATCTCCCACCGCTGGATCAATTCCCTTCACTTCAAATGTTAGATATTTGGGGATTAAATGATTTAGAATACATAGAAATTAAGGGACAGGCAACATCATTCTTTCCATCCCTCAAGTTTCTAAGATTGGGTGCTTGTCGTAAGCTGATAGGAATGAAGAGGTATGAAGATGACAGTGATGATTCAACCACCATATCATCACCAGACCTACTCCAATTTCCTTGTCTTTCTGAATTCCACTGTTTTGGTTGCCTTAATTTGAGTTTGATCCCTCAGTTTCCATCTCTCGATGAAGAATTAGTATTGATGCCAGTGAGCGTGCAACTTGTGCAGCAAATATTCACAACatcaacttcttcttcttcttcctcaatcgTTCCTCCTCTCTCTAAATTGAAGAAGCTCATTATTTGGGACATTAAGGATCTCGAATTTCTCCCTCCAGATGGACTGCACAATCTCACTTCTCTTCAACAATTAGAGATTAAGAGGTGCCCAAGATTAACATCTCTGCCTCAAGAGATGCTTTCCCTCACCTCTTTACGAGAATTGACAATTAGTGGTTGTCCCCTGTTGAGCAAAAGATGTGCAGATAAAAAGGGTGAGGATTGGCCTTTTATTTCTCACATCCCAAATGTTCAAGTTGATTGCAAAAGAATTCAATGGGAGGGCTGCTATCTACTAGAGGACGAAGAAAAATCTTCTACCACATCT GAAAATTGA